One genomic window of Desmospora activa DSM 45169 includes the following:
- a CDS encoding alpha-glucuronidase family glycosyl hydrolase produces the protein MTTDREACWLTTESSKPRTEKLLLSLVGDAPMFATIRRLCQNHAAKFFVETAITDRDTGKSNVIIGTWTSLGKESTPNLGSEGYTIFSEEGRLWIVAEEERGLLYGFYHFLKEIQLGTPLLEISAQEKPANVFRMINHWDNMDGSVERGYAGRSLFFEGGSFTKDEDCMRSYAELLSSVGINALTINNVNVHEQESALITNRWLPEVAWLAKLFQEYGLTLFLSINYASPITIGGLDTADPLETSVADWWERQVERIYGSIPSFGGFVVKADSEHRPGPFSYGRTHADGANMLAKALKPYGGHLFWRCFVYDCLQDWRDRSTDRARAAYDHFAPLDGAFADNVILQIKSGPMDFQVREAVSPLIGALKQTKHVIELQITQEYTGQQIDVCYLPPQWKEILDFDTHANGKDTTVADLVSGRANGGFGQGMTAVVNTGRDENWTGHSFAQANLYGYGQLAWNPKRCLHAIAEEWADRTYPYLPKNVRKTIVSIQECSWIVYESYTSPLGIGWMVNPGHHYGPNVNGYEFSPWGTYHFSDRNGLGVDRTRKGSNYVSQYAEPVGSRYENLQTCPDELLLFFHHVPYTHVLTSGKTVIQHIYDSHFDGVEQVKAFIAAWESHKQELPEALYQHVRVKFDAQLANAVEWRDQVNTYYYRMSGIEDKHGRTIYR, from the coding sequence GTGACAACCGATAGAGAGGCTTGCTGGCTGACGACTGAATCATCAAAACCCCGGACTGAAAAGCTTCTTCTGTCACTGGTTGGCGATGCACCGATGTTTGCAACGATTAGACGCCTGTGTCAAAATCATGCAGCAAAGTTTTTTGTAGAGACAGCCATCACAGACCGTGACACAGGGAAGAGTAATGTCATCATCGGCACTTGGACCAGTCTTGGAAAAGAAAGCACACCGAATCTCGGAAGTGAAGGCTACACCATCTTTTCCGAAGAAGGACGCCTGTGGATTGTTGCTGAAGAAGAACGCGGATTGCTTTATGGCTTCTACCATTTCTTGAAGGAAATTCAGCTTGGGACACCCTTACTGGAAATCTCCGCACAGGAAAAGCCGGCAAATGTTTTTCGAATGATTAACCACTGGGACAATATGGACGGTTCCGTCGAACGGGGGTATGCAGGCAGATCGCTCTTTTTTGAAGGCGGATCCTTTACCAAGGATGAAGACTGCATGCGTTCCTATGCGGAGCTGTTGTCATCCGTGGGCATCAACGCGTTAACCATAAACAATGTCAATGTCCACGAGCAGGAGTCGGCACTAATTACAAATCGCTGGCTGCCGGAAGTGGCATGGCTGGCCAAACTCTTTCAAGAGTATGGACTCACGTTGTTTTTGAGTATTAATTATGCCAGCCCGATTACCATCGGTGGACTGGATACGGCGGATCCGCTCGAGACCTCTGTCGCCGATTGGTGGGAGCGACAAGTGGAACGAATTTATGGATCGATTCCTTCCTTTGGCGGTTTTGTTGTAAAAGCAGACTCTGAACATCGCCCAGGGCCCTTCAGTTACGGGAGAACCCATGCTGACGGGGCCAATATGCTGGCAAAAGCGCTTAAACCCTATGGAGGCCATCTATTTTGGCGCTGCTTTGTCTATGATTGCCTCCAAGATTGGCGTGACCGCTCAACGGATCGGGCAAGGGCGGCCTACGACCACTTTGCTCCCCTCGATGGCGCTTTTGCTGATAACGTCATTTTGCAAATTAAAAGCGGACCGATGGATTTTCAAGTGCGTGAGGCGGTCTCTCCGTTAATTGGCGCATTAAAGCAGACGAAGCATGTGATAGAGCTACAGATAACCCAGGAATATACCGGCCAGCAGATTGATGTCTGTTATTTGCCCCCGCAGTGGAAAGAGATTCTCGATTTTGATACCCATGCAAACGGAAAAGACACAACAGTCGCAGACCTCGTGTCCGGCCGGGCAAATGGCGGGTTTGGGCAAGGAATGACCGCTGTCGTCAATACGGGCAGAGATGAAAACTGGACCGGGCATTCTTTTGCCCAAGCCAATCTATACGGCTACGGTCAACTGGCGTGGAATCCAAAACGCTGTCTACACGCGATTGCAGAGGAATGGGCGGACCGAACGTATCCTTATTTACCGAAAAACGTCCGCAAGACAATTGTATCGATTCAAGAGTGTTCATGGATCGTATATGAGTCGTATACATCCCCCCTCGGTATCGGCTGGATGGTTAATCCCGGCCATCATTACGGTCCAAATGTTAATGGTTATGAGTTTTCGCCTTGGGGTACCTATCATTTTTCCGATCGGAATGGGCTTGGGGTGGACCGGACGAGAAAAGGGAGCAACTATGTCAGCCAATACGCAGAGCCGGTGGGATCACGCTATGAAAACCTACAAACCTGTCCGGACGAATTGTTGCTGTTTTTTCACCATGTTCCCTATACTCATGTGTTAACGAGCGGCAAAACCGTCATCCAACATATTTACGATTCCCATTTTGATGGGGTGGAGCAAGTAAAAGCGTTTATCGCTGCCTGGGAATCCCATAAACAAGAACTGCCTGAAGCCTTGTACCAGCATGTGCGAGTCAAGTTTGACGCCCAGCTTGCCAATGCAGTCGAGTGGCGCGATCAAGTAAACACCTACTATTACCGGATGTCGGGGATTGAAGACAAACACGGAAGGACGATTTACCGGTAA
- a CDS encoding DUF6359 domain-containing protein: MKRFARHIAIVWLAIFTLLMTAVVSPVAAAAGPITVADAIANNDGAATVEGYIVGTTSTTSSFGTGNFAAPFSVNTNLLLADDPDEREKTKLLPVQLPNNTVRQQLNLVDHAEHLGKKVRISGDLGAYFSVPGLRNASSFSWADGTEPSEPVSIQEARSSLGSRVITEGIVNVDNGVLYPGKLSVYIQDGDAGIQLFSHNANQFPAVKKGDQVRVKGTVGEYDNVTQIIVEELEVLTQNQPVEAKAVTLEQYRDAATAEALEGQLVILEGFIRHVPDYYNGGANVTAINENFDPLTLRIWESTGIDLGLLEGEKWYQITGISSQYRDSYQLLPREQSDLTVSDVQKEKPTTDGRQFEAVVERVVDGDTIRLQEPVLGSTTVRYLNIDTPETYHKVENELDQNQMDHGNRAGAYLGTLLSPGDTVILQLGEEPTDSYGRILAEVVRQDGLNTNLKLVEEGYAATYFIWPFKNEEVERYGAALKSAKEAGKGIWNPDDPLLEQPFVFRARERGDELFRPAGDYRSKTYVPADQWDSIPDEWRVFFHSEADAQRAGYQPQAQTRTGQLEQLRSQLGQYHQAGEVTNSLFKQLDNDVETLIQLEKQRKQAEDQGDAKKAGNLQYQWEKAWSKTGADLEKGYRKQQVTVEVYHGLKEGLDRLAPADSGLGKEKAS; encoded by the coding sequence ATGAAACGCTTTGCTCGCCACATCGCCATCGTTTGGTTGGCCATCTTTACCCTGTTGATGACGGCCGTGGTGTCGCCAGTCGCTGCCGCTGCGGGGCCGATAACGGTTGCCGATGCCATTGCCAACAATGATGGAGCGGCAACGGTGGAAGGTTATATTGTGGGTACCACCAGTACAACCAGTTCTTTTGGAACGGGAAATTTTGCTGCACCCTTTTCGGTTAACACCAATCTGCTATTGGCGGATGATCCCGATGAACGGGAAAAAACGAAGCTATTACCGGTGCAACTGCCCAATAACACAGTGCGCCAGCAGTTAAATCTGGTGGATCATGCTGAGCACTTAGGAAAAAAAGTGCGCATCAGCGGGGATCTTGGCGCCTATTTTTCCGTACCCGGCTTGCGCAATGCTTCTTCCTTCAGTTGGGCTGACGGGACTGAACCCTCGGAACCGGTCAGTATCCAGGAAGCTCGCTCTTCTCTGGGCAGCCGTGTGATCACGGAAGGAATCGTCAATGTGGACAATGGAGTTCTCTACCCCGGTAAACTGTCGGTTTACATACAAGACGGGGACGCGGGCATCCAACTGTTCAGCCATAATGCCAACCAGTTTCCCGCTGTAAAAAAAGGGGATCAGGTTCGGGTGAAAGGGACCGTGGGTGAGTATGATAATGTCACCCAAATTATCGTCGAGGAACTGGAAGTGTTGACGCAGAACCAACCGGTGGAAGCAAAAGCGGTCACCCTGGAGCAGTACCGTGATGCGGCTACAGCGGAAGCATTGGAAGGGCAATTGGTCATATTGGAAGGGTTTATCCGCCATGTGCCCGATTATTACAACGGTGGGGCGAATGTGACGGCGATCAACGAGAACTTTGATCCTTTGACCCTGCGCATCTGGGAAAGCACGGGGATTGATCTGGGCTTGCTGGAAGGGGAGAAGTGGTATCAAATAACGGGCATCTCCAGCCAGTACCGTGACAGCTATCAGCTGCTTCCACGGGAACAGTCGGATTTGACCGTTTCCGATGTGCAAAAAGAAAAGCCAACCACCGATGGACGTCAATTTGAAGCGGTGGTGGAGCGAGTCGTCGATGGGGACACCATTCGTTTACAGGAACCGGTGTTGGGGTCGACTACGGTTCGATACCTTAATATCGATACCCCGGAAACCTATCACAAGGTGGAGAATGAACTAGACCAAAACCAGATGGATCACGGCAACCGGGCTGGAGCGTATCTGGGCACCCTGTTGTCGCCTGGGGATACGGTAATCCTACAATTGGGAGAAGAGCCCACCGATAGCTATGGTCGTATCTTGGCTGAGGTGGTGCGGCAAGATGGCCTTAACACCAATCTAAAGTTGGTGGAAGAAGGATATGCTGCCACTTACTTTATTTGGCCCTTTAAGAATGAGGAAGTGGAACGCTATGGTGCGGCGCTAAAATCGGCAAAAGAGGCGGGCAAAGGAATCTGGAACCCGGATGATCCGCTGTTGGAGCAGCCGTTTGTCTTCCGGGCGCGGGAACGGGGCGATGAGTTGTTCCGTCCCGCCGGTGATTATCGCAGTAAAACGTATGTACCTGCTGATCAGTGGGACTCGATCCCGGATGAGTGGCGTGTCTTCTTCCACTCGGAAGCGGATGCGCAGAGAGCCGGCTATCAACCACAAGCACAGACACGCACTGGGCAGCTGGAGCAACTGCGTTCCCAATTGGGACAATATCACCAAGCAGGTGAGGTAACGAATTCGTTGTTTAAGCAATTGGATAACGATGTGGAAACGCTGATTCAGTTGGAGAAGCAGCGGAAACAAGCAGAAGATCAAGGGGACGCGAAAAAGGCCGGCAATCTTCAGTATCAATGGGAAAAGGCTTGGTCCAAGACCGGCGCTGATTTGGAAAAAGGTTACCGCAAACAACAGGTCACCGTTGAGGTGTACCACGGGCTGAAGGAAGGGCTGGATCGCTTGGCACCAGCCGACAGCGGGTTGGGCAAAGAAAAAGCAAGTTAA
- a CDS encoding GntR family transcriptional regulator, with protein MSKKEGSCCRHRSLDSSVQTLTRTSSQSAYLHAYEAIRDKILSGELPSGSKLVEERLAKELGVSRTPVREAIRQLEQEGLIKQKRVVNPTESDLRNIFQVRILLEGYAARAAATYMDEASLLCLDECITIGRTGSVEDVMKANKTFHDQIVQASRNPMMIDIIDRMQSIIYLFRKTVVIYKRPGLIDEHEKIYEAIRTHDVDEAERLMKEHLQADLDFCLHLI; from the coding sequence ATGAGCAAAAAGGAGGGGAGTTGCTGTCGCCATCGATCACTTGACAGCAGCGTACAAACATTGACACGAACATCTTCACAATCCGCTTATTTACACGCTTATGAAGCGATACGCGATAAAATCCTCAGCGGTGAACTGCCGAGCGGTTCCAAACTGGTGGAAGAACGGTTGGCAAAGGAGTTGGGAGTCAGCCGTACCCCTGTGAGAGAAGCGATCCGCCAGTTGGAGCAAGAGGGGTTGATTAAGCAAAAACGGGTGGTCAATCCGACGGAGAGTGACTTACGGAATATTTTTCAGGTTCGGATTTTGCTGGAAGGATACGCCGCTCGGGCGGCAGCCACCTATATGGATGAAGCATCCCTCCTCTGTCTGGATGAATGTATTACCATTGGCCGTACGGGGTCGGTCGAAGACGTGATGAAGGCCAATAAAACCTTCCATGACCAGATTGTACAAGCGAGCCGCAATCCGATGATGATCGATATCATCGATCGTATGCAGTCGATCATCTACCTGTTTCGCAAAACGGTCGTCATTTATAAACGACCCGGTCTGATCGATGAGCATGAGAAAATTTATGAAGCGATCCGTACCCACGATGTCGATGAAGCAGAGCGGCTGATGAAGGAGCATTTGCAGGCGGATTTAGATTTTTGTCTGCACTTGATTTAA
- the garR gene encoding 2-hydroxy-3-oxopropionate reductase: MRLGFIGLGIMGKPMTLNLLKHGYDVTVYDINSSVIQELVAAGAQAGDSPQDVATKSEVIFTMLPNFTHVQSVVLGENGIIHGASAGSIVVDMSSISPVVSKEIAATLQEKGIAMLDAPVSGGEPKAVDGTLAIMVGGAEETFARVKPLLACMGQEITLVGENGCGTTAKLANQIMVNVNIAAMSEALVLAAKAGIDIEKMVQAIRGGLAGSAVLDAKAPMILERNFVAGGRIDINLKDLTNVMDTAHAIGVPLPLSSQVLEMFHALKVDGKAADDHSGLVQYYEKLAHVVVKKGGEADETS, encoded by the coding sequence ATGCGACTCGGTTTTATCGGTTTAGGAATCATGGGAAAGCCAATGACGCTCAATCTGTTAAAACACGGCTATGACGTTACCGTGTACGATATTAATTCATCCGTTATCCAAGAGCTGGTTGCAGCCGGTGCACAGGCCGGTGACTCTCCTCAGGATGTCGCTACAAAAAGCGAAGTCATTTTTACGATGTTACCCAACTTCACTCATGTCCAGAGTGTAGTCCTTGGTGAAAACGGAATTATCCATGGAGCGAGTGCAGGCAGCATCGTAGTTGATATGAGCTCTATATCGCCGGTGGTATCCAAAGAAATCGCTGCCACTTTACAGGAAAAAGGGATCGCGATGTTGGATGCCCCTGTGAGCGGCGGGGAGCCCAAAGCGGTCGATGGTACCCTGGCAATCATGGTGGGGGGAGCCGAAGAGACATTTGCACGGGTCAAACCGCTTCTCGCCTGTATGGGGCAGGAGATCACGCTTGTAGGTGAAAACGGTTGCGGCACGACAGCAAAATTGGCAAACCAGATTATGGTGAACGTCAATATTGCGGCCATGTCGGAAGCACTTGTCCTAGCCGCCAAGGCTGGAATCGATATCGAGAAAATGGTTCAAGCGATTCGGGGTGGCCTCGCCGGAAGCGCTGTTCTTGACGCCAAAGCACCAATGATATTAGAACGTAACTTTGTCGCCGGCGGCCGTATCGACATCAACCTCAAAGATTTAACTAACGTCATGGATACTGCCCACGCCATCGGTGTGCCGCTGCCGTTGTCCAGTCAAGTGCTGGAGATGTTCCATGCGCTGAAAGTGGACGGCAAAGCGGCGGATGATCATAGCGGACTGGTTCAATATTATGAGAAGTTGGCTCACGTCGTGGTCAAGAAAGGAGGAGAAGCGGATGAGACAAGCTGA
- a CDS encoding four-carbon acid sugar kinase family protein, with translation MRQAEEVIASYPPADTIAIQQLWEETYPSLDHKVIVLDDDPTGVQTVHGVSVYTDWEESTIEQGFLESASLFFILTNSRSFSAKKTEQVHRDIAHRVERIAAKLKQPYLLISRSDSTLRGHYPLETAVMKETIEHSSGQRIDGEILIPFFQEGGRLTIDNIHYVQQDEQLIPAGETEFAKDRTFGFQASHLGAWIEEKTKGAYKQEEVTYISLSSLRRLAIEEITEQLLAISHFGKVVVNALEEADITVFSIALIKALAQGKRFLFRTAATFTKVIGGISSRPLLERSDLIEADSANGGLIIVGSHVQKTTQQLEALKRLSSLHFIPFNSHLVLQPEAFAAEVSRVRTEAEKQVSKGVTTVIYTQRERLDLGENRQEEELALSVKISDAVTQIVREFAVRPSYVIAKGGITSSDVGTKGLCVKRATVRGQIEPGIPVWETGAESTFPFIPYVIFPGNVGTADTLKVVVEKLEQH, from the coding sequence ATGAGACAAGCTGAGGAAGTGATTGCTTCCTATCCACCGGCTGACACCATCGCCATCCAGCAGTTGTGGGAAGAGACCTACCCGTCCCTCGATCATAAAGTTATCGTGCTTGATGATGATCCCACTGGTGTACAGACGGTCCACGGCGTGTCGGTGTATACCGACTGGGAAGAGAGCACGATTGAACAGGGATTTCTGGAATCCGCTTCCCTCTTTTTCATTCTGACCAACTCCCGCTCATTTTCGGCTAAAAAGACGGAACAAGTTCATCGCGACATCGCCCATCGGGTAGAACGAATCGCTGCCAAACTGAAGCAGCCTTATCTGTTGATCAGCCGCAGCGACTCCACCCTGCGCGGTCATTATCCGCTGGAAACCGCCGTGATGAAGGAGACAATTGAACACAGCAGCGGTCAGCGCATTGACGGAGAGATTCTGATCCCTTTCTTCCAGGAAGGGGGGCGCTTGACGATCGACAATATTCATTATGTGCAACAGGATGAACAGCTGATTCCAGCGGGGGAAACTGAATTTGCCAAAGATCGGACATTCGGTTTCCAAGCCAGCCATCTCGGCGCATGGATTGAGGAAAAAACGAAAGGCGCCTACAAACAAGAAGAAGTGACCTACATCTCGTTATCATCGCTTCGTCGGTTGGCGATTGAGGAGATTACCGAGCAACTCTTAGCGATATCCCACTTTGGCAAAGTGGTCGTCAATGCATTGGAGGAAGCGGATATCACAGTCTTTTCCATTGCACTGATCAAGGCTCTCGCACAGGGAAAGCGCTTTCTCTTCCGCACCGCAGCCACCTTTACAAAAGTGATTGGCGGTATCTCCTCCCGTCCACTGCTAGAGCGGTCGGATTTGATTGAAGCGGATTCCGCCAACGGCGGATTGATTATCGTCGGTTCCCATGTACAAAAAACGACACAGCAGCTGGAAGCGTTAAAACGCCTGTCGTCGCTTCATTTCATACCGTTTAACTCTCATCTGGTACTACAACCGGAAGCCTTCGCCGCAGAAGTAAGCCGTGTACGCACTGAAGCGGAAAAACAAGTATCCAAGGGTGTGACGACCGTGATTTACACCCAACGGGAGCGGCTCGATTTAGGAGAGAATCGGCAAGAAGAGGAATTGGCGTTATCGGTCAAAATCTCCGATGCCGTCACCCAAATTGTGCGGGAGTTTGCGGTTCGACCCAGTTATGTTATCGCCAAGGGCGGCATCACTTCCAGCGATGTCGGCACCAAAGGGCTGTGTGTCAAACGCGCCACAGTACGTGGCCAAATCGAACCCGGCATTCCCGTATGGGAGACGGGGGCGGAAAGCACCTTTCCGTTTATTCCCTATGTGATTTTCCCTGGGAATGTCGGCACAGCGGATACATTGAAGGTGGTGGTAGAGAAATTGGAGCAACACTAA
- a CDS encoding GntP family permease codes for MVTGNMLIVIFLLSLAVLFFLILKLKLEPFLALIGVAFATALVIGIPVKEAPAIVTTGFGNTLAGVGILIGLGVIFGQFLAASGAIEKIAQAVLKVFGIQKSPAGLALTGSAVSIPVFFDAAFVILSGLIKSLSKKTGISIVSFVTALGVGLIVSHSMIAPTPGPLVVAENTKADLGLFILYGLICAIPATLIGGYVYGLFIGKRIQHHGEIEETEPTASATAKKEISTSLSFIMLALPILLILTNTVSQLLLPDTAIATFFGFIGEKNIALFISVIAAMIVLSPYISAPKKALYSEAMSSAGIIILITGAGGAFGAVINQSGIGDHLIATMQSWSIPALLLAFIFSQILRASLGSATVALVTTSSIMGPLAHDLGVSPILLGLAICAGGVGLSLPNDSGFWVVNKFGKLTISQTLKAWTVGGFLAGMSALVMVYILSLFTGILPGI; via the coding sequence ATGGTTACCGGAAATATGTTGATCGTGATCTTTTTGCTGTCGCTAGCCGTATTGTTCTTTTTAATCTTAAAGCTGAAGTTGGAACCGTTTTTGGCCTTGATCGGGGTCGCATTTGCAACAGCTCTGGTCATCGGCATACCCGTAAAGGAAGCCCCCGCCATCGTTACCACCGGCTTTGGCAACACATTGGCAGGTGTCGGTATCTTAATCGGTCTCGGTGTGATCTTTGGCCAGTTTCTTGCTGCTTCCGGCGCGATTGAAAAAATCGCACAGGCAGTTTTAAAGGTTTTTGGCATTCAAAAATCCCCTGCCGGTCTCGCCCTTACCGGTAGCGCAGTCTCGATTCCCGTCTTTTTTGATGCTGCATTTGTCATTTTAAGTGGGTTAATCAAAAGCTTATCCAAGAAAACAGGAATCTCCATTGTCTCTTTTGTCACGGCACTCGGTGTCGGCTTAATCGTCTCCCACAGTATGATCGCCCCCACCCCCGGTCCATTGGTGGTTGCGGAAAACACAAAAGCGGATCTCGGTCTCTTCATCCTATACGGTTTGATTTGTGCGATTCCAGCTACCTTGATCGGCGGTTATGTTTATGGTCTGTTTATTGGAAAGCGCATTCAACATCATGGAGAAATCGAAGAAACGGAACCCACAGCATCAGCTACTGCTAAAAAGGAGATCAGCACGAGCCTGTCCTTCATCATGTTGGCTCTTCCCATCCTCCTGATTCTTACCAACACGGTGTCACAACTGCTGTTACCGGATACGGCGATCGCTACTTTCTTCGGTTTTATCGGGGAAAAGAATATCGCGCTGTTTATCAGTGTGATCGCAGCCATGATTGTGCTCTCCCCCTATATTTCGGCGCCAAAGAAAGCGCTTTATTCAGAAGCGATGTCCTCAGCGGGGATTATTATCCTAATTACGGGAGCAGGGGGAGCGTTTGGAGCGGTCATCAACCAGAGCGGGATCGGCGATCATCTGATTGCTACCATGCAGAGCTGGAGCATCCCCGCTTTGTTGCTGGCCTTTATCTTCTCCCAAATTTTACGGGCCTCCCTCGGCTCCGCCACTGTCGCTCTTGTAACCACCTCCAGCATCATGGGTCCGCTTGCTCATGACTTAGGCGTCTCTCCCATTTTGTTGGGACTAGCCATCTGTGCCGGCGGTGTCGGCCTCTCGCTGCCCAACGACTCCGGCTTTTGGGTGGTTAATAAGTTCGGCAAACTGACGATCAGCCAAACATTAAAAGCATGGACCGTCGGTGGATTTCTCGCCGGTATGAGCGCTCTTGTCATGGTGTATATCCTCAGCCTCTTTACAGGGATTTTACCGGGGATTTAA
- a CDS encoding class I SAM-dependent methyltransferase, with amino-acid sequence MHTLVDRMIFLLRFFRSPLQIGSITPSSAQLVQALLSPIPWERVNTAVELGAGTGVVTAQLKQRLHPDAKALIFEKDSVLRSHLRQNHPELHHFAEAWEMEDILGKQGLDQVDAIFSSLPFTNFSASLQSALLDQVRDRLTTDGVFTAYQYSRQIKPLLEERFQQVEIRWVPRNFPPAFVYICRKPIRPEERSG; translated from the coding sequence ATGCATACTTTAGTTGATCGAATGATCTTTTTGCTTCGATTTTTCCGCTCTCCTCTTCAAATCGGCAGTATAACGCCCAGTTCTGCTCAACTGGTACAAGCACTGTTAAGCCCGATTCCCTGGGAGCGTGTAAACACCGCGGTTGAGTTGGGGGCGGGAACTGGAGTGGTAACCGCTCAATTAAAACAGCGACTCCACCCCGATGCCAAAGCATTGATATTTGAAAAAGATTCGGTTCTTCGCTCCCATTTGCGCCAAAACCATCCGGAACTCCATCATTTTGCGGAAGCATGGGAGATGGAGGATATTCTAGGCAAACAGGGGCTCGATCAGGTGGATGCCATCTTTTCGTCCCTCCCCTTCACCAATTTTTCCGCATCGCTTCAAAGCGCTCTCTTGGATCAGGTACGGGACCGCTTGACAACGGATGGGGTTTTTACCGCTTATCAATATTCACGACAGATTAAGCCGCTGTTGGAGGAACGTTTTCAGCAAGTGGAAATCCGTTGGGTACCACGTAACTTCCCCCCCGCCTTTGTCTACATTTGCCGAAAACCGATTCGGCCGGAGGAGCGATCAGGATGA
- a CDS encoding response regulator transcription factor yields MHRPTTILIVDDDPEIRRLIKLYLENEGFTVIEAKNGVEALELVEKKYLNLIVLDRMMPGIDGVEVCMRLRDRYQMPIIMLTAKTEDIDKIEGLTVGADDYVTKPFNPLELVARIKAQLRRSQMLRSDAEMTAGIIQLQHLTIDPERRQVLVEEKPVRLTPREFDILYLLAQRPGVVFPSEDIYERVWGEPMLTNANTVMVHIRKIREKVELDPRRPTVIQTVWGVGYKAEQSPDPGRA; encoded by the coding sequence ATGCATCGCCCCACCACCATCCTGATCGTCGATGATGACCCTGAGATCCGAAGGTTAATCAAACTGTACCTGGAAAATGAAGGTTTTACGGTTATCGAGGCAAAAAACGGAGTCGAAGCATTGGAGCTGGTGGAGAAAAAGTATCTGAATCTGATTGTTCTCGACCGCATGATGCCGGGGATAGACGGGGTAGAGGTATGTATGCGTCTCAGGGATCGATATCAAATGCCGATCATTATGTTAACAGCCAAAACGGAAGACATAGACAAAATCGAAGGATTGACTGTCGGTGCCGACGATTACGTTACCAAACCATTCAACCCGTTGGAACTGGTCGCCCGGATCAAAGCTCAACTTCGCCGATCACAGATGCTTCGCTCGGATGCGGAAATGACGGCAGGGATCATTCAATTGCAACATCTTACCATCGACCCGGAGCGTCGTCAGGTTTTAGTCGAGGAGAAGCCGGTACGATTGACCCCGCGGGAATTTGATATTCTTTATCTTCTGGCCCAGCGACCGGGAGTGGTCTTTCCCTCGGAAGACATCTATGAACGGGTATGGGGCGAACCGATGCTGACAAACGCCAATACGGTTATGGTCCATATCCGCAAAATCCGGGAAAAGGTAGAACTTGATCCACGCCGTCCCACGGTTATTCAAACCGTCTGGGGAGTGGGATATAAAGCAGAGCAATCTCCCGACCCGGGGAGGGCATGA